One Aphidius gifuensis isolate YNYX2018 linkage group LG3, ASM1490517v1, whole genome shotgun sequence DNA window includes the following coding sequences:
- the LOC122852912 gene encoding alpha-(1,3)-fucosyltransferase C-like produces MKLIFKRLINKIQYFDYMQKSIILTCTILIACLYLITIYFNIIIELCFTNKSVMSKINKSTKLILYWNKLFDRDDFYIGHGDICKFCNDIPNDLTYASSNRKIKNIDDYDMILFHGSELDIYDLPNKRNNKQKYIYVNLESPINRPIENEIFENFFNLTMTYRLDSDIPFTYSEIYDKKIGNIIGPLSNTSWKTFDYATDDDDNADLLKLIKKKKKNAIWFVSNCHTAGGREKYVEELSKHMNVDIFGRCGNEIKCPREENCFKKIVEPEYYFYLSFENSLCQDYVTEKLFTALKYNVVPVVYGGANYSKFAPPNSYVNALDFDSPKNLAEYLIKLSNDPNEYVKYFKWKKYYKLADDSNAARCKLCEILHNDKRQYKFYDPLSAWYSKCPLQKKIDSLNPYLTKSSNN; encoded by the exons atgaagctaatatttaaaagattaatcaataaaattcaatattttgattatatgcaaaaatcaataatattaacatgtacaattttaatagcttgtctttatttaataacaatttatttcaatattataattgaacTATGTTTTACAAATAAGTCAGTCATgtcaaagataaataaatcaacaaaattgatattatattggaataaattatttgacagggatgatttttatataggtCATGgtgatatttgtaaattttgtaatgatATACCAAATGATTTGACATATGCATCATCAAatcgtaaaattaaaaatatcgatGATTATGATATGATATTATTTCATGGTAGTGAACTTGATATATATGATTTaccaaataaaagaaataataaacaaaaatatatttatgttaatcTTGAAAGTCCAATAAATCGaccaattgaaaatgaaatatttgaaaatttttttaatcttacaATGACATATAGACTTGACAGTGATATACCATTTACGTACAgtgaaatttatgataaaaaaattggaaatatcATTGGACCACTTTCAAATACTAGTTGGAAGACGTTTGACTATGCAACAG atgatgatgataatgctgatttattaaaattaattaaaaaaaagaaaaaaaatgccatTTGGTTCGTGAGTAATTGTCATACTGCTGGTGGTCGTGAAAAATACGTTGAAGAATTATCGAAACACATGAATGTCGATATATTTGGAAGATGtggaaatgaaataaaatgtccacgtgaagaaaattgttttaaaaaaattgttgagccagaatattatttttatttgtcatttgaaaataGTCTTTGTCAAGATTATGTAACTGAAAAACTATTCACTGCTTTAAa ATATAATGTGGTGCCAGTTGTTTATGGAGGTGCTAACTACAGTAAATTTGCACCTCCAAATTCTTACGTGAACGCATTGGATTTTGATAGTCCAAAAAATTTAgctgaatatttaattaaattatcaaatgatccAAATgaatatgttaaatattttaaatggaaaaaatattataaactagCTGATGATAGCAATGCTGCAAGATGTAAACTTTGTGAAATATTACATAATGACAAAcgacaatataaattttatgatccATTGTCTGCATGGTATTCAAAGTGtccattgcaaaaaaaaattgactcttTAAATCCATACTTAACTAAGTCttctaataattga